The Deltaproteobacteria bacterium DNA window TATGTGGAGCCCTTTGTCGAGGCCCTGCGGCGTGTCGGCCGCGACTTGACCCGCGAAAAAGTGATCGCGGAAATGGAAAAACTCGAAAACTTCCAGGGCATCATGGGACACGTCACCTACAAGCCGTTCAAGGCCGACGACCCGCTGACACGCATCGGGCAGCAGGAAATCTTTCTGAATCAATGCATGCCGGATGGAACCGCCAAGATCCTGACCAACTGGATCAAGACGACGTACATTCCCATGCAGCACTGATCGTTTGAAGCTCGAAGGGGTGAAGGGATCGATCCTTCACCCCTTTCACTCTTGCGAACCGCGAATCTCCCCAAAGGTAACACGCATGGCATTATTCGAAATCAAAGACCTGGCGATCCAGTTCGGCGGGCTCAAGGCTCTGGACGGCATATCGTTTGCCGTCGAAAAGGGCGAGGTGTACGCGATCATCGGTCCCAACGGCGCCGGCAAAACCACCCTCTTCAACTGCATCAACGGCATTTACCAGCCCAGCGCCGGCAGCATCACCTTCAAGGGGAAAAACATCCGGGGCAAGAAACCGGACCAGGTGGCCAAGGCCGGTATCGCGCGCACCTTTCAGAACATCGAGCTGTTCAACAACATGAACACCATGGAAAACATCATGCTGGGCAGGCACCTCTATATGAAGACCGGCCTGTTCCACGGCGCCTTTTTGTGGGGCAAAAACTCCTTTGCCGGCAAGGAGGAAGTGGTCCACCGCAGGAAGGTGGAGGAGATTAT harbors:
- a CDS encoding ABC transporter substrate-binding protein, producing the protein YVEPFVEALRRVGRDLTREKVIAEMEKLENFQGIMGHVTYKPFKADDPLTRIGQQEIFLNQCMPDGTAKILTNWIKTTYIPMQH
- a CDS encoding ABC transporter ATP-binding protein — encoded protein: MALFEIKDLAIQFGGLKALDGISFAVEKGEVYAIIGPNGAGKTTLFNCINGIYQPSAGSITFKGKNIRGKKPDQVAKAGIARTFQNIELFNNMNTMENIMLGRHLYMKTGLFHGAFLWGKNSFAGKEEVVHRRKVEEIIDFLDLQAARDKLVGGLPYGTQKQIELARALALEPELLLLDEPCAGMNSEEKQDMIFWVKDIQDELGITILLIEHDMNMVMDISDRILALNFGRPITEGKPEDVQKHPEVLKAYLGEDEGECAA